One Salmo trutta unplaced genomic scaffold, fSalTru1.1, whole genome shotgun sequence genomic window carries:
- the LOC115185006 gene encoding uncharacterized protein LOC115185006 isoform X1 yields the protein MVKGKGLKINIKDREIGGSKCFLRRGGLALSDRLCAQGGVADYRTSTRITELSPDFPQKRIHSRCIHRAGIRHHTNQGSLASSSPWPSPATGSKTSFSSCRPSTTVSKWSTTNWPMRRQRCSVTMSCTMRCPMG from the exons ATGGTGAAGGGAAAGGGGCTTAAAATCAACATTAAAGATCGAGAGATCGGAGGGTCGAAGTGTTTTCTCCGCCGCGGAGGATTGGCATTGTCCGACCGCTTGTGCGCACAGGGAGGGGTGGCGGACTATCGCACATCTACTCGGATTACTGAACTATCCCCCGATTTCCCTCAAAAAAGGATACATTCAAGATGTATCCACAGGGCCGGCATCCG GCACCACACCAACCAGGGCAGCCTGGCTTCAAGTTCACCGTGGCCGAGTCCTGCGACAGGATCAAAGACGAGTTTCAGTTCCTGCAGGCCCAGTACCACAG TCTCAAAGTGGAGTACGACAAACTGGCCAATGAGAAGACAGAGATGCAGCGTCACTATGTCATG TACTATGAGATGTCCTATGGGCTGA
- the LOC115185006 gene encoding transducin-like enhancer protein 3 isoform X2 produces the protein MYPQGRHPAPHQPGQPGFKFTVAESCDRIKDEFQFLQAQYHSLKVEYDKLANEKTEMQRHYVMYYEMSYGLNIEMHKQVCSIILICLL, from the exons ATGTATCCACAGGGCCGGCATCCG GCACCACACCAACCAGGGCAGCCTGGCTTCAAGTTCACCGTGGCCGAGTCCTGCGACAGGATCAAAGACGAGTTTCAGTTCCTGCAGGCCCAGTACCACAG TCTCAAAGTGGAGTACGACAAACTGGCCAATGAGAAGACAGAGATGCAGCGTCACTATGTCATG TACTATGAGATGTCCTATGGGCTGAACATTGAGATGCACAAACAGGTATGTAGCATTATCCTCATCTGTCTACTTTGA